The genomic window ATTCTTCAAGAAGTCTCAAAGTTTTCCAATCTGGTCCAGTTGAATCATACAAAGAATGTTGCAACCAATGAACTGCAAGTGTCTCATTAGGCCTAATTTGCAACATGGAAACATCAACAACTTCGCCGAATTTACATGCTATAGGGTAAAATTCCAAACACAAACCAAGCCTTCTCGCGAAATTCGAGAGGTTTTTCCCCGTCTCAACAAGAAGCTCCATCGACGCTCCCATCCCCGTCATTCTGACATTTGGTCGACCCTCCATTCGAGTAGCGAGTATGTGAAAAAAAGCCGGCCATTGAAGACCTTGCATGATATCCAAATCAATTATGTGAATGTCATTACAACGATTCACCGCTTCGAGAATCGCTTGGTTTGAAGTGAAATGTGAAAATTTGATGAAAGGTGAAATATTGTTGAACACTTGTAGTGCTGAGTGAATTGTTCTATGATCAATCAAAGGTGAACATACTCCAAGCCATGAATTCATGACTCTACTAATCATAGCTTttgcaaaataagcaacaaCACGTTCAGCACATGATGTTTTGAAAGGTGAAGCTAATTGTGTTAACTCTAGTAACATTCTATGAGCTTCACCAAGATTTTCAACTGAAATTGCCACAGCACATTCCATTAAAAGGGTTATCAAATTCAACCCTTGATCACATTcataatcattattattattatctaagTTGTTGTTTGTTTGAATGTGAagattatgaatattattatctGAAGTGTTTAGTGGTAAGTGATCTTCAACGAAGTGTTTAGTAATGTGTTCAACCCAATCACATACCTCATTATTTTGTCCTAAGTTTAAGGAATGATTTTCTGTTAGTGATTTTGGATAAGGGTTTGTTTGGATTGGAGGTGGCAATAATAAGTCATTTGTAATGATTGTGTAGTCCCATGTTTCATGCATGTGTGGATGAATCATGTTTGGATTTGCATGAAGGACTTCAAATCCCACTTTCATCATAGAAAGaaagatatatcaaattaaGACTTAAAATCTATAGCTACtataatataaagaaaattaatatgTAACAAAACTAATAATACAAAGAAGTAGAAAATGGAGGAGTTTGGACTGTGAATGAGAGGGAGTTTTGAAGAAGAGGGTTATGTTACTTTTTAAAGGGAGAGTTtagtgaa from Trifolium pratense cultivar HEN17-A07 linkage group LG1, ARS_RC_1.1, whole genome shotgun sequence includes these protein-coding regions:
- the LOC123887292 gene encoding protein SCARECROW-like, which produces MMKVGFEVLHANPNMIHPHMHETWDYTIITNDLLLPPPIQTNPYPKSLTENHSLNLGQNNEVCDWVEHITKHFVEDHLPLNTSDNNIHNLHIQTNNNLDNNNNDYECDQGLNLITLLMECAVAISVENLGEAHRMLLELTQLASPFKTSCAERVVAYFAKAMISRVMNSWLGVCSPLIDHRTIHSALQVFNNISPFIKFSHFTSNQAILEAVNRCNDIHIIDLDIMQGLQWPAFFHILATRMEGRPNVRMTGMGASMELLVETGKNLSNFARRLGLCLEFYPIACKFGEVVDVSMLQIRPNETLAVHWLQHSLYDSTGPDWKTLRLLEELEPRIITLVEQDVNIGGSFLDRFVGSLHYYSTLFDSLGSYLHSDDANRNIVEHNLLSKEINNILAIGGPKRSGEEKFRLWRNELVASNSFEQVSTSSNSMAQAQLILNMFSPTHGYSLSQVDGMLRLGWKDTSLYTASSWTCRTSR